A genomic stretch from Anabrus simplex isolate iqAnaSimp1 chromosome 2, ASM4041472v1, whole genome shotgun sequence includes:
- the LOC136862749 gene encoding lipid storage droplets surface-binding protein 2-like: protein MAGNFESLKKVIQLPLVEAMLKSSSAVYERIKNSNGVVNWTLSVTESTVQKALEMVGVSAPIPGSVAKKLDQVLIDGIAFLEEKMPIVKKTPQQIYQEAKDYVSSGCQKLDNYKEKFFSLAKNSVDQTKERITSFGDTATQPLRDAVKASEKFVDEKLKPEATALATTVATVPEQVLGAVAKLTGDITCSTCQKQTAAASTVPAVTVPSSTSGTQISAAGKAT from the exons ATGGCTGGTAATTTCGAGTCTCTGAAGAAGGTCATTCAGCTGCCTCTTGTGGAAGCTATGTTGAAAAGCTCTTCTGCAGTTTACGAGAGAATTAAAAATTCGAATGGAGTCGTCAACTGGACGCTGTCCGTGACGGAGTCCACTGTGCAGAAGGCTCTAGAGATGGTAGGGGTTTCTGCTCCCATCCCGGGTTCTGTTGCTAAGAAACTAGACCAGGTGTTAATCGATGGAATAGCATTTTTGGAAGAAAAAATGCCGATTGTGAAGAAGACTCCGCAGCAG ATCTATCAAGAGGCTAAGGACTACGTATCCTCAGGGTGTCAAAAGCTAGACAATTACAAAGAAAAATTTTTCTCATTGGCGAAGAACTCCGTCGATCAAACGAAAGAAAGGATTACCTCCTTCGGAGACACCGCAACCCAGCCGTTACGAGACGCTGTCAAGGCCTCCGAAAAATTCGTTGATGAAAAACTCAAACCAGAAGCTACAG CACTTGCCACTACTGTTGCGACTGTTCCTGAACAAGTGCTGGGAGCTGTGGCGAAGCTTACTGGAGACATAACTTGCAGTACTTGCCAGAAGCAAACGGCTGCGGCATCTACTGTACCCGCAGTGACTGTACCTTCCTCCACTTCTGGAACTCAAATCTCTGCAGCAGGCAAAGCAACTTAG